A window from Gossypium raimondii isolate GPD5lz chromosome 7, ASM2569854v1, whole genome shotgun sequence encodes these proteins:
- the LOC105766192 gene encoding BRCA1-associated RING domain protein 1, protein MNFSTKQNSSRAMNPCVLHLQKLGLELKCPLCLNLFKRPLLLPCDHLFCDSCVARTEFGSECPICKVQCANRDLRPLTFMENIVGIYRSLDSAFSANLSHSIEDGVGKTEKFDKCSMQRRATDVGYETPNKDGVDLLRSVSHKQIGASQESRNRQIIMSQADQASLSPPSYGDTKVSDNDSEHSLANFPAKGAGKRNSEVGQGNSSGIRPCEPGEVLNNWTVEEIPVIFKLNLK, encoded by the exons ATGAACTTTTCGACAAAACAGAATAGTAGCAGAGCAATGAATCCTTGCGTTCTTCATCTCCAAAAACTGGGTCTCGAGCTTAAGTGTCCTCTCTG TTTGAACTTGTTTAAGCGGCCATTGTTGCTCCCATGTGATCATTTGTTCTGCGA TTCGTGCGTAGCAAGAACTGAGTTTGGTTCAGAGTGCCCTATTTGCAAAGTTCAATGCGCAAATCGAG ATCTAAGGCCTTTGACCTTCATGGAGAATATAGTAGGAATCTATAGAAGTTTGGATTCTGCATTTTCTGCCAACCTTTCTCATTCCATTGAAGATGGGGTTGGCAAAACTGAAAAATTTGATAAGTGCAGCATGCAAAGGCGTGCTACAGATGTAGGTTACGAGACTCCTAACAAAGATGGAGTTGATTTGTTACGATCAGTTTCCCATAAACAAATAGGGGCATCTCAAGAGTCTAGGAATAGGCAGATCATCATGAGCCAAGCTGATCAAGCATCCCTCAGCCCGCCTTCCTATGGTGATACAAAGGTCTCTGACAATGATAGCGAGCAT AGTCTTGCAAACTTTCCAGCCAAGGGAGCGGGGAAGAGAAATTCAGAGGTGGGACAAGGGAATTCATCAGGCATTCGCCCTTGTGAGCCGGGAGAggttctaaataattggactgtCGAGGAGATTCCTGTAatttttaaactcaatttaaagtaa